Sequence from the Gracilinanus agilis isolate LMUSP501 chromosome 6, AgileGrace, whole genome shotgun sequence genome:
tgctgtcatattgaccaatctgctaagtgtgaggtggtacctcagagtggttttaatttgcaattctctaatcagtagggatttagaacactttttcatgtgcttattgatagttttggtttcctcctgtgaaaactgcctattcatgtcccttgaccatttgttgattggggaaatatctgtaactcttaaaaattgttttcattaccTTAGCAGATTATACATAGACAGAAGTTGTAGTATGAAGCTGTACAggatgacatatatatatatatatatctataaaagattagggaaaaaaaagagtattgtacttagagaaatgcaaaggaagaggtaaaatggggtaaattataccacataaagaggtgtaTGTTGggggagaatactattataaaatggggaggaagagagtagTAACAGGTAATAattgaaccttactctcagtggaatcagttctgagagggaagaacaaccaGACTTAttgaggtatagaattctatcttaccatttagagaagtagaaagggaaaaggaggggtTTGGGAAGGGGAGTATTGAAATAACAGAGAAACAGTTTAATCTGAACATATCAACTTATTAGGCAATGCATCATAACTGTAGGACAAATTGGGACCAATCCCCATCTTTATTTTAGGGCTGAACCCTGAATACAGGGAAAGTAGACATTTTTATACATTCAaaccaattaatcaaataaaactaATTAATCAAAAGGAAACAGTACAacattaaataatctgatttctaattagatGAAAGATTAGGGGCTTAACAAGTTCTGAGGGGGAGAGGGAACAGGAATAATTCCctaaattcaggaaaagagatgTACCAATACTCCCCAAGTATTTGTAAATAATCAAAGGACCATGGAAATAATGACTGAAGGATAAATATGGGGCTGTTTTTTAAATAAGACATGGATTGTTTGAAAAGAACTATTATGAGAAAACTTTGCCTGAAACTTAGGTTCTGAGTGTCTTAATGGTCAACAAGACCTAGGTCCTTGGTAAAAGGACTCTAAATAGCAGAAAGAGGTGGTCCACTTTCCCAGCCATGCAGGGCTAGTTTCAAGCAATACAATAAGGTTTCCTCTCAATTGCCAAACTAAATAATCTTCTCACAGGACAGAACTTGGCCTAAGCCCATAACTGAATAAAAGGTGAACTAAACTACTTCCACAATTGAGTCAGTGTGGTTCCCTCAGTTCTTAAAATGAACCACGTGCTATAGTAATCCCCTCCATTTTCTTAGATTATTCTTCCAACTGCAAACCCTCCTCCCCTCCACATTAACTTGAGGGAGACTGAAGAGTCCTTCCACTGGCCTCTTCCTTACACAAGCACTGGACATCACCAAACCTATTGTGCATCCTCACCACACTGCCCTCTTGCAATGGGAGCTCTGACAAGTCACTGGCTGCAAACTTATTGATGGCCATGCTCATGCCAATGACACGGGGATTGTACACTAGAGACCAGGTAGAGGCTTTTGAGCCTGAATATAATGGAAATTTGTATGGGTATTCCAATGTGGTGTCCAGGTCTTCAAAACCCTCTTTAAGTGAGTGGCTTTGGTAGTATTCTACCAACTCCAATAGGCTTTCAAACATCTTAGATTCTGTGATGTAAATTGAGTTGGCTTTCTTCATCACCTTAATGTGTTTCACTTCATACTTGAACTTTATGCTTAAGGAAAATGGCTCAGCTTCCTCAGGTCTTTCTCTGATCAAGTATGTCCCACTTTTAAGAGATTTCAACACTTTTTCAGCCTCTTCTCGCTCCATATTACCTGCAAACCAACGGTATCTTGTACAGTCTATTTCTCCAGATAGGGTCCTGCTGCTTGGAGGCTGGCTCTCCTCAGACCAGGGCTTCACAGATGAACTAGGAAAATAACCTGACTTCTTGGTTTGCATTAACCTTCCTTCCCACCACTGAGAGTCAGGGGGACCTCTAAGAAGTTCAATCACATCACCTGCTTGGAATGTTAACCCTGACTTGCCAGGTGGAGATGGAATACCATGGTAACTCTGCATTGCCACCAACTTAGGAAGCACTCTCACACCTAGTATGTTCAGGTTCTTAGGAGAAGTAATCTTGCAAGGTGGAATCACTTCTAAGCATTCCTTATGTGCTCCCACCCCACATTTAGTGCAAAGATAGCCTTGATAGAAAGTCCCCTTTAAGAACATCTTACATGCTTCACAGTTGATTGTCTTGTCGAATGTGTTCATCTGGAAGTTGTGATGGTTTGCATTGGCCTTCTCTGGTTTAATGTTGGACATTGCCATTTCAAACTGCtccatccattttcttttcatgtcTTCAGTCTTGCAGAAAAACTGGAAGCCCTGCTTTCCTTGCAGGTGAATTAAGGAGAACCCATAAAACCACTTCCTAGTGTTCTTATTATTCACTGCATCATCTGTCATCTTGTAAAAGAGCAGATCAAGGATCTCTTGGAGCTTGTACTTAGTGCCTTTTATCTTACAGACAAGCACCACTttatcaaacaaaaataaatgcctATCCTGTTTGGTATGGTTTCTGGAGATGCATTGGACTTTCAATTTCCCATGAATCTTTGGCTTCCCAAATTCTTCCAGTTTCACTTGCAAGTTTTCTATGGAATTCTGAAATTCACTGATTTTCTTCAAGGTTTCTTTGTCCCTTTTGACTTCATTTATGTGCATTGCCAAGTCCTGCATGGCCTCCAGTGCTTGCTGGAGCTGCTGTCTCTCCTGAGGGTCTGCAGAGTGCTTGAGGAGTTCCTTCAGAAGGAGATGATACTTCAGAATCCGTTGCATTGGCACAACTAGCAGATCTTCTAATGCAAAATGCCCGTAATGGACCTTCAAGCTGCACTCCTTTACTTTTTGCCTGAAATCTTCTCGACTGACAAGAAGATGACTCAGAGTCTTCTGGGCATACTCCATGTTGCTGCAGTATTCCCCATAGACCAGTagcttttctttgaattctagAAAGACTTTAGCCAGCCTGTTCCCTCCAGCCATCACTGATACATCAATGGCCCTTAGAAAGCTCTCCTGCACTTTAATTAGCTCCTCCAGGTTAATAAAGATAGCTGTCCTTTCCAGAGGGCTCAGCAACAGCTTCAGAGGATTCATGTAATTCTTTTCTATGTCTTTAAGAGTCTTGCAGTATTTGGCTTCTGTTAAATGAATCTCTTGTAAGCagagatttcttttctcttcttctgtcaTTCCCTTTTTCAAAGTCTGTTGGTCTTTCAATGCAACTATATAATCATAGATATGTTCACCTTCATCATCATATGTGACATAGTCATAGATATGTTCACCTTCATCATCATATGTGACATAGTCATAGATATGCTCACCTTCATCTTCATATGGGATACAGTCATAAATATGCTCACCTTCATCTTCATGTGGGACACAGATACGCTGTTGGTCTTTCAATGCAGCCATATCTTCATAGATAACCTCACCTTCATCTTCACCTGGGACACTGTCACAGACACGCTTTGGGGCTTTTAATGCAGCCATAGCCTCATAGATATGCTCACCTCCATCTTCACATGTGACACAGTCACAGATATGCTTTTGGTCTTTCAATGCAGCCATATCCTCATAGATAACCTCACCTTGGACATTGTCACAGACACGCTTTGGGGCTTTCAATGCGGCCATAGCCTCATAGATATGCTCACCTCCATCTTCACATGTGACACAGTCACAGATATGCTTTTGGTCTTTCAATGCAGCCATATCCTCATAGATAACCTCACCTTGGACATTGTCACAGACACGCTTTGGGGCTTTCAATGCGGCCATAGCCTCATAGATATGCTCACCTCCATCTTCACATGTGACACAGTCACAGATATGCTTTTGGTCTTTCAATGCAGCCATATCCTCATAGATAACCTCACCTTGGACATTGTCACAGACACGCTTTGGGGCTTTCAATGCGGCCATAGCCTCATAGATATGCTCACCTCCATCTTCACATGTGACACAGTCACAGATATGCTTTTGGTCTTTCAATGCAGCCATATCTTCATAGATATCCTCACCTTCATCTTCACCTGGGACAATGTCACAGACACGCTTTTGGACTTTTAATGCAGCCATAGCCTCATAGATATGCTCACCTCCATCTTCACATGTGACACAGCCACAGATATTCTTTTGGTCTTTGAATGCAGCCATATGCTCACAGATACCCTCACCTTCATCTTCAGATGGGATACATTCATAGATATGCTCCTCCAGACCATGTTCATCAGTCAACTCTTGGGAGTTCAGATATACGTAATGTTCATTATCTGTGGGCTCTTCTGAGAGGGAGTGTTCTAAGGAGTTCATCTGAAAGACTCTTCTGCACTCAGGACAAGGATGGAGGCGGTCAACTTCTCCCAAGCTCCAGATCAGGCACTGTTGGCAAAAGCTTTGACCACAGGCCAAGGTCACTATTTGGTTGAAGTGCTTCATGCACACAGGGTAGGTGAGCTTTACCTCGAGGAGGTTTTTTGGTAAATTAACCACAGATATGTTTCTGAGTAGGATAATGGGTCTTCAGGGCTTCTCTGCTTGAGTTTATTTACCTCCCAAGATCCTCTGGCCACTTTCAGCTTCTCAcctctgaaagagaaatataattttcttaagattgagaagaggaaaagacaaTAGCAAATATGACAATGCAATAACTGTTGTGAGCCACTCAGAGAAACAGGGCCTTTAATAGATactttttatctggatcccatcaaaGTCAATGCAGCTGGCAAGGCCCTATTCATTTGGCCTGAAAAGTTTGGGTCATTTCGTGGATGGGTTatcaaaaaaaaacctaatttatTCCTTCTTCTATTTTCAGCATCTTGGTTTAGGTAGTTCACCACTCCCTTCCAACCACAAAGTGCCATGTCCAAGGTCTCCCGCAAGTCGTGAATCAGTGAAAAAAAGGAGGCATTTGCCTTATCCTTGGACATTCCAAAAATTCAACCTCTCTTAAGAATTTCAAAAATTCTACCTAAATATGAAGATTGAAATTGTTCggtataataagcatttaatggaCATTTAGCAatagttaatattaatttttgaccCATTTTAAGATATGAGTTTTAAACTCCAAGTTATCTTAGTACTATATCTAGAATATGGttttattctaaatatatatagatgtacAATTAATGGCCTCTCAGATATCAGCACAGGAACAACTTAGAGAAAGAAACATAGTAGTCAACTGCATTTTATATTTTGGGCTTGGAGGTCTAGAAAATCTTGAATCTCTCCCAAGTCCAATTTCAAGCTAGGTAATCAACCATCAACTCagtgcaaaaaataaataaataaataaatgacattttgTAACTAAATCTGGGAttagaaatgacattttaaaaaatgttatatctTTCATATAATCTGAATCAAAGTACTCCTATCCTTAGGTAACCTAAAACACTTTAAAGATTCTCTCTGTTTTATCAACTCTTTTTCATTGAgctatgtaagggttaaatttaatggttggacaataattttatgaaattatgttgttgctgatatttattatatgttgagtcagaaatttatttacaaatagagagggaataataaagaagagaaacatGAGGGGGATAGCAACCTAAAAGCTCTCAACCAGGAATGCTGGTGGTGAGTAAATATGGGGCCTCCTCCTCCAAGATGGTTGCTAGtgtcttaggaaactaggaaagtagtcaacctttcactcacccaatgtaTTAGTCCAgcagtcagagtctaagttgaagccaagTTCCAAGTCCACAATCCAAGCCACAGACCCCAGCAAGCTCCCTGGAAGGCTCTCCCAGTTAGAAGGCTAACTctagaagactatctccagaagagaACCTCTTCAGACAATCTTCTCCAAGACCATCTCCCAGACTCaattcagggcttgcttttatggtgattCCTTGTCTCTATCTCCCTTCAGAGGGGCCAATCACAGGGCATAATCACAGTGCCCAGAGGGTTCACAGtttttgagggtgtgaactctaaAAGttagtttctgagggtgtgaactctctcgtgaattcttaaaagaaaacgTTTCTCACTGGGTCAGAAAAAAGCATGGAGCTCTCCAAGGaccttgctggcttctcacctagtactaggtagagggtgtgaattcactaagtggtttgccagctcttccacctagttcaagtttaTGTTGATTTAGTCAAAATAGGCAAAAGGgaacaaagaattccttttttcaCATCTAGTATTTCCATACTCCTCCATCTTGGGGAAAAATAACCTTCATGGCTTTTCTTGAATAGAAGTTACTGACTGAAATTCATAAAAAATACTTCAGAGGTGAAAGACTTACCTTTACTGCCACAGATCTGGGTTTCCTCAGTGCCTATAACTCCAAAACCAAGCTTCCAAGAATAAAGCTGTGACCTTAGATGGATTTTCTGATTGGCCATGCCcttttatatctattatttatatttatatttgtatattttacatctatttttatataatattataatatggtCTATTATGAAGACCCCTTGTCCCTCTAGGACAGTTCCTTATTTCACCATGTCCCCCTTAGGGTGACACCCAATATGTGTAGCTGAAGAGTCCTGTATTTTTTAAGACAGCCCCCTGTGAACCATCTGTGGCCTCTAGTTTCCAGAATGTTGAGGACCCTGGGGTGGGGGAGATTCAGAATTTCTAAGGGTTGGCCCAGAGTTAGCTTAGATACTTTTTCTGCCATGAGAACTGTGGCTGAAACAACTCCCAAGCCTGATGACCACCCTTGGCTGACTGAATCTAATTGTTTGGAGAAGTAAGCTACTAGGTGAAGGTCAGGTCCCAGGTGCTAAAACCCTTAGGGCAAAATGCTTTCTTTCATCCACAAACAAGAGGTTGCCTGACTTTTAGCACTCAGCTGAGCACTGGGGCAAGTCTCCTCCAAATTAGAACATCTTCCAAATCCAGAGGCCCAAACTCTGGGGCTGATGGGAAAGAGAGTGAAAGACGTCCCACAAAGATGTCACTCCAAAAATGAGAAGTTTCAGGAAAGCCAAGCACATTGGGCACCAAATGTTATGGGAAGTTTGAGGTGAACCCTCTAGGTTCAGTAAAAGTGACCTTTGCAAGAATGGAAGACTCCAAAGCTtcgcttaaaaataaaaagagaaatttattaatttagaaggtaatattgaatctggccaggaggacagtATAGATGGGAAGATGCCTTCCATCTATGCTTATCTTATAGGAATAAGGACAGAAATGGAGACCTGAGCAGGAACAGGGGCTGGTGGTGCCTAGGAAATGGGAACTACGGGAGAAGGGGCTGGACAAGGGGGTGGTGGCAGGACAGACTCCAATGGGTCCCAAGTCCTCTGCACTTCCCCTCCTGATTCagaatccttccctttctctccctccctttctatcACCCTCCCTGTCTTTTCTCTGGCTACCACTACTGCTttattctcttctgcctttttccTTAACACCAAAATTTCTTCCTCAGTGCTAGACTTTCTCCTA
This genomic interval carries:
- the LOC123252332 gene encoding guanine nucleotide exchange factor VAV2-like, whose product is MDMGHGSVLRRKDHPRLRAQPVGNGDTGNVSVPPGRDPDDPRGILLSSSLLKSGRKGVPEGRLAPETGGEGGTDVTHSCELLKDLKFLFCQKNEPKDALEWCLIWSLGEVDRLHPCPECRRVFQMNSLEHSLSEEPTDNEHYVYLNSQELTDEHGLEEHIYECIPSEDEGEHIYDYIVALKDQQTLKKGMTEEEKRNLCLQEIHLTEAKYCKTLKDIEKNYMNPLKLLLSPLERTAIFINLEELIKVQESFLRAIDVSVMAGGNRLAKVFLEFKEKLLVYGEYCSNMEYAQKTLSHLLVSREDFRQKVKECSLKVHYGHFALEDLLVVPMQRILKYHLLLKELLKHSADPQERQQLQQALEAMQDLAMHINEVKRDKETLKKISEFQNSIENLQVKLEEFGKPKIHGKLKVQCISRNHTKQDRHLFLFDKVVLVCKIKGTKYKLQEILDLLFYKMTDDAVNNKNTRKWFYGFSLIHLQGKQGFQFFCKTEDMKRKWMEQFEMAMSNIKPEKANANHHNFQMNTFDKTINCEACKMFLKGTFYQGYLCTKCGVGAHKECLEVIPPCKITSPKNLNILGVRVLPKLVAMQSYHGIPSPPGKSGLTFQAGDVIELLRGPPDSQWWEGRLMQTKKSGYFPSSSVKPWSEESQPPSSRTLSGEIDCTRYRWFAGNMEREEAEKVLKSLKSGTYLIRERPEEAEPFSLSIKFKYEVKHIKVMKKANSIYITESKMFESLLELVEYYQSHSLKEGFEDLDTTLEYPYKFPLYSGSKASTWSLVYNPRVIGMSMAINKFAASDLSELPLQEGSVVRMHNRFGDVQCLCKEEASGRTLQSPSS